One genomic segment of Streptomyces niveus includes these proteins:
- the frc gene encoding formyl-CoA transferase — protein sequence MTQAPVAPENSPDTNPQALSGVRVLDMTHVQSGPSATQILAWLGADVVKVEAPTGDITRKQLRDIPDVDSLYFTMLNCNKRSVTLNTKTERGKEILTELIRRSDVMVENFGPGAVDRMGFTWDRIQEINPKIVYASIKGFGEGPYTNFKAYEVVAQAMGGSMSTTGFEDGPPLATGSQIGDSGTGMHAVAAILAALYQRTATGRGQRVNVAMQHAVLNLCRVKLRDQQRLAHGPLAEYPNEDFGDEVPRSGNASGGGQPGWAVKCSPGGPNDYVYVIVQPVGWKPVSELIGRPELAEDPEWATPEARLTKLGKMFQLIEEWSSTLPKWEVLEKLNAHNIPCGPILSTKEIIEDASLAANDMVVEVAHPQRGTFTTVGSPLKLSDSPVHITSSPLLGEHNAEVYVGELGLGDEELRLLKTNGVI from the coding sequence ATGACCCAGGCTCCAGTAGCCCCGGAGAACTCCCCCGACACGAACCCCCAGGCACTGAGCGGTGTCCGTGTCCTCGACATGACACATGTGCAGTCCGGCCCCTCGGCCACCCAGATCCTGGCCTGGCTCGGCGCGGACGTGGTGAAGGTGGAGGCACCGACGGGAGACATCACCCGTAAGCAGCTGCGCGACATCCCCGATGTCGACTCGCTGTACTTCACGATGCTCAACTGCAACAAGCGCAGCGTCACCCTCAACACCAAGACCGAGCGCGGCAAGGAGATCCTCACCGAACTCATCCGCCGCTCCGACGTGATGGTCGAGAACTTCGGCCCCGGCGCGGTCGACCGGATGGGATTCACCTGGGACAGGATCCAGGAGATCAACCCGAAGATCGTGTACGCCTCGATCAAGGGCTTCGGCGAGGGTCCGTACACCAACTTCAAGGCGTACGAGGTCGTCGCGCAGGCCATGGGCGGCTCGATGTCGACCACCGGCTTCGAGGACGGGCCGCCGCTGGCCACGGGCTCGCAGATCGGCGACTCCGGCACCGGCATGCACGCGGTGGCCGCCATCCTGGCCGCGCTCTACCAGCGGACCGCCACCGGGCGCGGGCAGCGCGTGAACGTCGCGATGCAGCACGCCGTGCTCAACCTCTGCCGGGTCAAGCTCCGTGACCAGCAGCGCCTGGCGCACGGCCCGTTGGCCGAGTACCCGAACGAGGACTTCGGCGACGAGGTCCCGCGCTCGGGCAACGCCAGCGGCGGCGGCCAGCCGGGCTGGGCGGTCAAGTGCTCGCCGGGCGGCCCCAACGACTACGTGTACGTGATCGTGCAGCCGGTCGGCTGGAAGCCCGTCAGCGAGCTGATCGGCCGGCCCGAACTGGCCGAGGACCCCGAGTGGGCGACCCCCGAGGCCCGTCTCACCAAGCTGGGCAAGATGTTCCAGCTCATCGAGGAGTGGTCCTCGACCCTTCCCAAGTGGGAGGTGCTGGAGAAGCTCAACGCGCACAACATCCCGTGCGGCCCGATCCTCTCCACCAAGGAGATCATCGAGGACGCCTCGCTCGCGGCCAACGACATGGTCGTCGAGGTCGCGCATCCGCAGCGCGGGACCTTCACCACGGTCGGGAGCCCGCTGAAGCTCTCCGACTCCCCCGTCCACATCACCTCGTCCCCGCTGCTCGGGGAGCACAACGCCGAGGTGTACGTCGGCGAGCTGGGTCTCGGCGACGAGGAACTGCGCCTGTTGAAGACGAACGGAGTCATCTAG
- a CDS encoding acetate--CoA ligase family protein, giving the protein MIEAALAQGRTSLTAPEGKAVTDAYGIPTPGEALAESADDAVAVAARLGFPVAMKIVSPEILHKTDAGGVQIGVGSAAEVRSAFTTIVSNARAYDPKARILGVQVQQMVPAGTEILIGTVTDPTFGKVVAFGLGGVLVEVLKDVTFRLAPATKDDALSMLDGIRAAEILRGVRGGAAVDRDALADLVVRVSQLAADFPGIAEVDLNPVFASASGVMAADVRILLTDEAPVARRRYSREEILVSMRRLMEPRSVAVIGASNEDGKIGNSVMRNLIDGGFAGEIYPVNPKADDILGRKAYKSVMDVPGEPDVAIFAIPAKFVAGALGEVGRKNIPNAVLIPSGFAETGEDELQQEIVTIAEDHGIRLLGPNIYGYYSTWQDLCATFCTPYDVKGGVALTSQSGGIGMAILGFARTTRTGVSAIVGLGNKSDLDEDDLLTWFGEDDNTDCIAMHLEDLKDGRAFVEAARATVPKKPVVVLKAGRTAAGAKAAGSHTGALAGDDAVYEDILRQSGVIRAPGLSDMLEYARGLPVLPTPKGDNVVIITGAGGSGVLLSDAIVDNGLSLMEIPPDLDEAFRAFIPPFGAAGNPVDITGGEPPSTYEATIRLGLEDPRIHSLVLGYWHTIVTPPMVFAELTARVVAEFRERGIEKPVVASLAGDVEVEAACQYLYERGVVAYPYTTEKPVEVLGAKYRWARAAGLL; this is encoded by the coding sequence ATCATCGAGGCCGCCCTGGCACAGGGGCGTACCTCACTCACCGCCCCCGAGGGCAAGGCCGTCACGGACGCCTACGGCATCCCGACACCGGGTGAGGCGCTCGCGGAGTCGGCCGACGACGCCGTGGCCGTGGCGGCGCGGCTCGGGTTCCCGGTGGCGATGAAGATCGTCTCGCCGGAGATCCTGCACAAGACGGACGCCGGTGGTGTGCAGATCGGCGTCGGTTCGGCGGCCGAGGTGCGCTCCGCGTTCACCACGATCGTGTCGAACGCGCGGGCGTACGACCCGAAGGCGCGGATCCTCGGCGTCCAGGTGCAGCAGATGGTTCCCGCGGGTACCGAGATCCTGATCGGCACGGTCACCGACCCCACCTTCGGCAAGGTCGTGGCCTTCGGCCTCGGCGGTGTCCTGGTGGAGGTGCTGAAGGACGTCACCTTCCGGCTGGCGCCGGCCACCAAGGACGACGCGCTGTCCATGCTGGACGGCATCCGGGCCGCCGAGATCCTGCGCGGGGTTCGGGGCGGCGCGGCGGTCGACAGGGACGCGCTGGCCGATCTCGTCGTGCGGGTCTCGCAGTTGGCGGCCGACTTCCCCGGTATCGCGGAGGTGGACCTCAACCCGGTCTTCGCCTCGGCGAGCGGGGTCATGGCGGCGGACGTACGGATCCTGCTGACCGACGAGGCACCCGTGGCGCGGCGTCGCTACTCGCGCGAGGAGATCCTGGTCTCCATGCGCCGGCTCATGGAGCCGCGTTCGGTGGCGGTGATCGGAGCCTCCAACGAGGACGGCAAGATCGGTAATTCGGTCATGCGGAACCTCATCGACGGAGGTTTCGCGGGCGAGATCTATCCGGTGAACCCCAAAGCCGATGACATACTCGGCCGTAAGGCATACAAGAGCGTGATGGATGTTCCCGGTGAGCCTGATGTGGCGATATTCGCGATCCCCGCGAAGTTCGTCGCCGGCGCTCTCGGCGAGGTGGGACGCAAGAACATCCCCAACGCCGTGCTGATCCCCTCCGGTTTCGCGGAGACCGGTGAGGACGAACTCCAGCAGGAGATCGTGACGATCGCCGAGGACCACGGGATCCGGCTGCTCGGGCCGAACATCTACGGCTACTACTCCACGTGGCAGGACCTCTGCGCCACCTTCTGCACCCCGTACGACGTCAAGGGCGGCGTGGCGCTGACCTCGCAGTCCGGCGGCATCGGGATGGCGATCCTCGGCTTCGCGAGGACCACCAGGACGGGTGTGTCGGCGATCGTCGGGCTCGGCAACAAGTCGGACCTCGACGAGGACGACCTGCTGACGTGGTTCGGTGAGGACGACAACACCGACTGCATCGCGATGCATCTGGAGGACCTGAAGGACGGCCGCGCCTTCGTGGAGGCGGCGCGCGCGACCGTCCCCAAGAAGCCGGTGGTGGTCCTCAAGGCCGGCCGCACGGCGGCGGGCGCGAAGGCGGCGGGCTCGCACACGGGCGCCCTCGCGGGCGACGACGCGGTGTACGAGGACATCCTGCGGCAGTCCGGTGTCATCAGGGCGCCGGGGCTGAGCGACATGCTGGAGTACGCGCGCGGCCTGCCCGTACTCCCCACCCCCAAGGGCGACAACGTCGTGATCATCACGGGCGCCGGCGGATCGGGTGTGCTGCTGTCGGACGCGATCGTCGACAACGGCCTGTCGCTGATGGAGATCCCGCCGGACCTGGACGAGGCGTTCCGCGCCTTCATCCCGCCCTTCGGGGCGGCGGGCAACCCGGTGGACATCACCGGCGGCGAACCGCCGTCGACCTACGAGGCCACGATCCGGCTCGGGTTGGAGGATCCCCGGATCCACTCCCTCGTCCTGGGTTACTGGCACACGATCGTCACCCCGCCGATGGTCTTCGCCGAGCTGACGGCGCGGGTGGTGGCCGAGTTCAGGGAGCGCGGCATCGAGAAGCCGGTGGTGGCGTCGCTCGCGGGCGACGTCGAGGTGGAGGCCGCGTGCCAGTACCTCTACGAACGGGGCGTCGTGGCCTACCCGTACACCACGGAGAAGCCGGTCGAGGTGCTCGGCGCGAAGTACCGGTGGGCGCGGGCGGCGGGGCTGCTGTGA
- a CDS encoding OFA family MFS transporter, translated as MTTTNISAPVPYREVTDANGRMYRLGESDVDIMGRKRKWMVILPWVGMMGISSAEYAFASAEDTLHIAHSWNSAHIFWMLGIWVLFQGGVAFPAGKLRESGKLPARWAMMLGALGTLLGYVSLAYAPHVIVAYIGFGMFSGAGAGMVYATCVNMVGKWYPERKGGKTGFVNGGFAYGSVPFVFLFTGYMDVTNFKWVLVSVGLFLAGVVAVAGYFFKDPPNNWWPEEVDPLRTPDDPRARRALKMNPPAVKQYTPKEAWQTRVVPVMWFCLLCTSGVNIFGIAFQVPFGDEAGFTGGIVATAMSLKAIVNGTGRGVIGWLSDRYGRKRCLIFVCIVLGLSQYGILWSGNIENLPLFLVFSSISGFGGGAIFPMFAAMTADYFGENNNASNYGMVYSSKLVSGLLGSGMGAVVVGAWGYSGAFVLAGSISLFAGFVALFLHQPGRPKGGLIKANPAPISRDGE; from the coding sequence ATGACAACGACAAACATCTCCGCACCCGTCCCCTACAGGGAGGTGACGGACGCAAACGGGCGCATGTACCGGCTCGGCGAGTCCGATGTCGACATCATGGGGCGCAAGCGCAAGTGGATGGTCATCCTGCCGTGGGTCGGCATGATGGGCATCAGCTCGGCGGAGTACGCGTTCGCTTCCGCCGAGGACACGCTGCACATCGCGCACAGCTGGAACAGTGCGCACATCTTCTGGATGCTCGGGATCTGGGTGCTCTTCCAGGGCGGCGTGGCCTTCCCCGCGGGCAAGCTGCGTGAGTCCGGCAAACTCCCCGCGCGCTGGGCGATGATGCTCGGCGCGCTCGGCACCCTGCTCGGCTATGTGTCCCTCGCGTACGCGCCGCACGTGATCGTGGCGTACATCGGGTTCGGCATGTTCAGCGGTGCGGGCGCCGGCATGGTCTACGCGACCTGCGTCAACATGGTCGGCAAGTGGTATCCGGAGCGCAAGGGAGGCAAGACCGGCTTCGTCAACGGCGGTTTCGCCTACGGTTCGGTGCCGTTCGTCTTCCTGTTCACCGGCTACATGGACGTGACGAACTTCAAGTGGGTGCTCGTCTCGGTCGGTCTGTTCCTGGCCGGCGTGGTCGCCGTCGCCGGTTACTTCTTCAAGGACCCGCCGAACAACTGGTGGCCCGAGGAGGTCGACCCGCTGCGCACGCCGGACGACCCTCGTGCACGGCGTGCCCTGAAGATGAACCCGCCGGCGGTGAAGCAGTACACCCCCAAGGAGGCGTGGCAGACACGGGTCGTCCCCGTCATGTGGTTCTGCCTGCTGTGCACCTCGGGCGTGAACATCTTCGGTATCGCCTTCCAGGTGCCGTTCGGTGACGAGGCAGGCTTCACGGGCGGCATCGTGGCCACCGCGATGTCACTGAAGGCCATCGTGAACGGCACCGGCCGCGGTGTCATCGGCTGGCTCTCGGACCGCTACGGACGCAAGCGGTGCCTGATCTTCGTCTGTATCGTCCTGGGCCTCTCGCAGTACGGCATCCTGTGGTCCGGCAACATCGAGAACCTGCCGCTGTTCCTCGTGTTCTCCAGCATCTCCGGCTTCGGCGGCGGCGCGATCTTCCCGATGTTCGCCGCGATGACCGCGGACTACTTCGGTGAGAACAACAACGCCTCCAACTACGGCATGGTCTACAGCTCCAAGCTCGTGTCGGGTCTGCTCGGCTCCGGCATGGGTGCCGTCGTGGTCGGCGCGTGGGGCTACAGCGGTGCCTTCGTGCTCGCCGGTTCCATCTCGCTGTTCGCCGGCTTCGTGGCACTCTTCCTGCATCAGCCCGGACGGCCGAAGGGCGGCCTGATCAAGGCCAACCCGGCGCCCATCAGCCGCGACGGGGAATGA
- a CDS encoding sugar phosphate isomerase/epimerase family protein, with amino-acid sequence MSRKKSVDPELAAKLSRRNMLGVAAGTGAAAILGLSAATPAAAGDKGRGHGHGHGHGHGKGEPVLTPGHLGIQLYSLRDKVNSLGFAKVFAELERFGYDEIEYAGYSQGAAGDITIPQLRKLARNHGLRPIGSHVNYADDNNPNAYSFAQNLEKVLDDAQALGLDHIGTASGPWRHGDTVDAWKRAAEDFNTYGAAARKRGMKFYQHNHAEEFSFASDQPGVRLYDVLLAETDPKLVYLEMDIYWAFAAKHRFSQTGDGRPAPFDPLSYVLKQPDRYPLFHVKDGVKNEEARDGYDMVDVGDGDIDYKKFISAVNKTHNGRRDHHWQAEHDNPVDSLLFAKKSSDHLHSLREKRH; translated from the coding sequence ATGAGCCGCAAGAAGTCAGTCGACCCGGAGCTCGCAGCCAAGCTCAGCCGCCGCAACATGCTGGGTGTTGCCGCGGGCACCGGCGCCGCCGCCATTCTCGGTCTCTCGGCCGCCACCCCGGCCGCCGCGGGCGACAAGGGACGCGGTCACGGCCACGGACACGGTCACGGGCACGGCAAGGGCGAGCCCGTCCTCACCCCGGGCCACCTCGGCATCCAGCTTTACTCGCTGCGTGACAAGGTCAACTCGCTCGGCTTCGCCAAGGTCTTCGCGGAGCTGGAGCGCTTCGGCTACGACGAGATCGAGTACGCGGGCTACAGCCAGGGCGCGGCCGGCGACATCACCATCCCGCAGCTCCGCAAGCTGGCCAGGAACCACGGTCTGCGCCCGATCGGCAGCCACGTGAACTACGCCGACGACAACAACCCGAACGCCTACAGCTTCGCCCAGAACCTGGAGAAGGTGCTGGACGACGCCCAGGCGCTCGGCCTCGACCACATCGGCACCGCCTCGGGCCCCTGGCGCCACGGCGACACAGTCGACGCCTGGAAGCGGGCGGCCGAGGACTTCAACACCTACGGCGCCGCCGCCCGCAAGCGCGGCATGAAGTTCTACCAGCACAACCACGCCGAGGAGTTCTCCTTCGCCAGCGACCAGCCGGGCGTCCGCCTCTACGACGTCCTGCTCGCGGAGACCGACCCCAAGCTCGTCTATCTGGAGATGGACATCTACTGGGCCTTCGCCGCCAAGCACCGCTTCAGCCAGACCGGCGACGGCAGGCCCGCGCCCTTCGACCCGCTGAGCTACGTGCTCAAGCAGCCCGACCGCTACCCGCTCTTCCACGTCAAGGACGGCGTGAAGAACGAGGAGGCGCGCGACGGTTACGACATGGTCGACGTCGGTGACGGCGACATCGACTACAAGAAGTTCATATCGGCCGTGAACAAGACCCACAACGGCCGCCGGGACCACCACTGGCAGGCCGAGCACGACAACCCGGTCGACTCGCTCCTCTTCGCCAAGAAGTCCTCGGACCACCTGCACTCGCTGCGCGAGAAGCGCCACTGA
- a CDS encoding alkaline phosphatase family protein: MTADPTPEPSAEPATTGPTPLLVLDVVGLTPQLLAYMPNLKKLAAAGSQGPLTTVLPAVTCSAQSTFLTGTLPSEHGIVGNGWYFRELGDVLLWRQHNGLVSGDKLWDAARRAHPGYTVANICWWYAMGADTDYTVTPRPVYYADGRKEPDCYTRPPALHDELHDKLGTFPLFHFWGPGADLVSSQWIIDATRHIIETRRPDLALCYLPHLDYDLQRYGPDDPRSHQAARDLDAAMGPLLDDARAEGRTVVALSEYGITNVSRPVDINRALRRAGLLEVHTQDGMEYLDPMASRAFAVSDHQISHIYVRRPEDLEATREALKDLKGIEEILDEQGKKNYGLDHPRSGELVAVAEPDAWFTYYYWLDDAKAPDFAQLVEIHRKPGYDPVELFMDPLDPYVKVKAAKAIARKKLGMRYRLAVVPLDPSPIRGSHGRLPSSDEEGPLILCSTPEAVTGRTEATDVKSLLLNLAGLH; the protein is encoded by the coding sequence ATGACCGCCGACCCCACGCCCGAGCCGTCCGCCGAGCCGGCCACGACGGGCCCCACACCCCTGCTGGTCCTGGACGTGGTCGGACTCACGCCCCAGCTCCTGGCGTACATGCCGAATCTCAAGAAGCTGGCCGCCGCTGGCTCGCAGGGCCCGCTGACCACCGTGCTGCCCGCCGTCACATGCAGCGCCCAGTCCACCTTCCTCACCGGCACCCTGCCGTCCGAGCACGGCATCGTCGGCAACGGCTGGTACTTCCGCGAACTGGGCGACGTGCTCCTGTGGCGCCAGCACAACGGACTGGTCTCCGGGGACAAGCTCTGGGACGCCGCCCGCCGCGCCCACCCCGGCTACACCGTCGCCAACATCTGCTGGTGGTACGCGATGGGCGCCGACACCGACTACACGGTCACGCCCCGCCCCGTGTACTACGCCGACGGCCGCAAGGAACCCGACTGCTACACCAGGCCGCCGGCCCTGCACGACGAACTGCACGACAAGCTCGGCACGTTCCCCCTCTTCCACTTCTGGGGCCCCGGCGCCGACCTCGTCTCCTCGCAGTGGATCATCGACGCCACCCGGCACATCATCGAAACCCGCCGCCCCGACCTGGCGCTGTGCTACCTGCCGCACCTGGACTACGACCTCCAGCGCTACGGCCCCGACGACCCCCGCTCCCACCAGGCGGCACGCGACCTCGACGCGGCGATGGGCCCGCTGCTGGACGACGCGCGCGCCGAAGGCCGTACCGTCGTCGCGCTGTCCGAGTACGGCATCACCAACGTCTCCCGGCCCGTCGACATCAACCGGGCCCTGCGCCGCGCCGGTCTCCTGGAGGTCCACACCCAGGACGGCATGGAGTATCTGGACCCGATGGCGTCGCGCGCCTTCGCCGTCTCCGACCACCAGATCTCGCACATCTACGTGCGCCGCCCCGAGGACCTGGAGGCGACCCGCGAGGCGCTGAAGGACCTCAAGGGCATCGAGGAGATCCTCGACGAGCAGGGCAAGAAGAACTACGGCCTGGACCACCCGCGCTCCGGCGAACTGGTCGCCGTCGCCGAACCGGACGCCTGGTTCACGTACTACTACTGGCTCGACGACGCCAAGGCGCCCGACTTCGCGCAGCTCGTCGAGATCCACCGGAAGCCGGGCTACGACCCCGTCGAGCTGTTCATGGACCCCCTCGACCCGTATGTGAAGGTCAAGGCGGCCAAGGCCATCGCCCGCAAGAAGCTCGGCATGCGCTACCGGCTCGCAGTCGTCCCCCTGGACCCCTCACCGATCCGCGGCAGCCACGGCCGCCTTCCGTCGAGCGACGAAGAAGGTCCGCTCATCCTCTGCTCCACCCCCGAAGCCGTCACCGGCCGCACCGAGGCCACCGACGTGAAATCCCTGCTCCTCAATCTCGCAGGACTGCACTGA
- the eboE gene encoding metabolite traffic protein EboE — protein sequence MRFRHPDGSTVHLSYCTNVHPAENLEGVLAQLRDHCEPVRKRLGRDRLGIGLWLAKGAARSLINDPAQLRGLKSELERRGLEVVTLNGFPYEGFGAEEVKYRVYKPDWADPERLAHTTDLARLLASLLPDDVTEGSVSTLPLAWRTAFDDAAARTAHAALTTLAERLDALEELTGKSIRIALEPEPGCTVETTADAIGPLTDVASARIGICIDTCHLATSFEDPATALGALAEAGVTIPKAQLSAALHAEHPHLPEVREALAAFAEPRFLHQTRTRTAAGLRGTDDLEEALAGEALPDGAPWRSHFHVPLHAPPAPPLTSTLPVLQDTLARLVGGPEPLTRHLEVETYTWQALPPELRPRSRGRLAEGIAAELTLARDLLVDLGLKELP from the coding sequence ATGCGCTTCCGCCACCCCGACGGATCCACCGTCCATCTCTCGTACTGCACCAACGTCCACCCCGCCGAGAATCTCGAAGGCGTGCTGGCCCAACTGCGCGACCACTGCGAGCCGGTACGTAAACGCCTCGGCCGCGACCGCCTCGGCATCGGTCTGTGGCTCGCCAAGGGCGCGGCCCGCTCGCTCATCAACGACCCCGCCCAACTGCGCGGTCTCAAAAGCGAGTTGGAGCGGCGCGGGCTGGAGGTCGTCACCCTCAACGGCTTCCCCTACGAAGGCTTCGGCGCCGAAGAGGTCAAGTACCGCGTCTACAAGCCGGACTGGGCCGACCCCGAGCGCCTGGCCCACACCACCGACCTCGCCCGCCTCCTCGCCTCGCTGCTGCCCGACGACGTCACCGAGGGCTCCGTATCCACACTGCCCCTCGCCTGGCGCACCGCCTTCGACGACGCCGCGGCCCGCACCGCGCACGCAGCCCTCACCACCCTCGCCGAACGGCTCGACGCGCTGGAGGAGCTGACCGGTAAATCCATCCGGATCGCGCTGGAGCCCGAGCCCGGCTGCACCGTCGAGACCACCGCCGACGCGATCGGACCGCTCACGGACGTAGCCAGCGCCCGTATCGGCATCTGCATCGACACCTGCCATCTCGCGACCTCCTTCGAGGACCCGGCGACCGCGCTGGGCGCCCTCGCCGAGGCCGGTGTCACCATTCCCAAGGCCCAGCTCTCCGCCGCGCTGCACGCCGAACACCCCCACCTCCCCGAGGTACGCGAAGCGCTCGCCGCCTTCGCCGAACCCCGCTTCCTGCACCAGACCCGCACCCGAACGGCGGCCGGTCTGCGCGGCACCGACGACCTCGAAGAGGCCCTGGCCGGTGAGGCGCTGCCCGACGGCGCCCCCTGGCGCTCGCACTTCCACGTCCCGCTGCACGCACCGCCCGCACCGCCCCTGACTTCGACCCTCCCCGTACTCCAGGACACCCTCGCCCGGCTCGTCGGCGGCCCCGAACCGCTGACCCGCCACCTGGAGGTCGAGACGTACACCTGGCAGGCGCTCCCGCCCGAACTGCGCCCCCGCTCACGCGGCCGGCTCGCCGAGGGCATCGCCGCCGAACTCACGCTGGCCCGCGACCTCCTGGTCGACCTGGGTCTCAAGGAGCTGCCATGA
- a CDS encoding TatD family hydrolase: MRIFDPHIHMTSRTTDDYQAMYASGVRALVEPSFWLGQPRTSPASFYDYFDALLGWEPFRAAQYGIAHHCTLALNPKEANDPRCTPVLEELPRYLVKDGVVAVGEIGYDSMTPAEDIALATQLQLAAEYALPAMVHTPHRDKLTGLRRTIDVVRESNLDPEHVLLDHLNETTVKDAADSGSWLGFSIYPDTKMDEDRMVSVLRSHGTDRVLVNSAADWGKSDPLKTRKVGDAMLAAGFSDDDVDKVLWRNPVAFYGLSGRLQLDVPAPEALHEGNSILRGGE, translated from the coding sequence ATGCGCATCTTCGACCCCCACATCCACATGACCTCCCGCACCACGGACGACTACCAGGCCATGTACGCCTCCGGAGTCCGTGCGCTCGTCGAGCCGTCCTTCTGGCTCGGCCAGCCCCGCACCTCGCCCGCCAGCTTCTACGACTACTTCGACGCGCTGCTCGGCTGGGAGCCGTTCCGCGCCGCGCAGTACGGCATCGCGCACCACTGCACGCTCGCCCTCAACCCCAAAGAGGCGAACGACCCCCGCTGCACCCCCGTCCTGGAGGAGCTGCCGCGCTATCTCGTCAAGGACGGCGTCGTCGCCGTCGGCGAGATCGGCTACGACTCCATGACCCCGGCCGAGGACATCGCGCTCGCCACCCAGCTCCAGCTCGCCGCCGAGTACGCACTGCCCGCGATGGTCCACACCCCGCACCGCGACAAGCTGACCGGACTGCGCCGCACCATCGACGTCGTACGCGAGTCGAATCTCGACCCCGAGCACGTCCTGCTCGACCACCTCAACGAGACCACGGTCAAGGACGCGGCGGACAGCGGGAGTTGGCTCGGCTTCTCCATCTATCCCGACACCAAGATGGACGAGGACCGGATGGTCTCCGTGCTCCGCTCCCACGGCACCGACCGCGTCCTCGTCAACTCCGCCGCCGACTGGGGCAAGAGCGACCCGCTCAAGACCCGCAAGGTCGGCGACGCGATGCTCGCCGCCGGTTTCTCCGACGACGACGTCGACAAGGTGCTGTGGCGCAACCCCGTCGCGTTCTACGGCCTCAGCGGCAGACTCCAGCTCGACGTCCCCGCGCCGGAGGCCCTGCACGAGGGCAACTCCATCCTCCGCGGCGGGGAGTGA
- a CDS encoding EboA domain-containing protein: MNRETPDGFDGPLDAKAVAWLDQALAEAAESAESAESGSEPDNVAVPRWELRFAAAGRHCGQENADTARTLLLRRAAADVDTLTRLYRRGTAAERRAVLLALPHLVPGPEALPLVEDALRTNDTTIVEAAVGPYAADHLDPHAWRHAVLKCLFTGVPVAAVADAAHRAEGDTELARMLTDFASERTAAGRSVPADLHRVLNMTGEES, encoded by the coding sequence ATGAACCGCGAGACACCCGACGGATTCGACGGGCCGCTCGACGCGAAGGCCGTCGCCTGGCTCGACCAGGCGCTCGCCGAAGCGGCGGAGTCGGCGGAGTCCGCGGAATCGGGCAGTGAACCCGACAACGTTGCCGTCCCCCGCTGGGAACTGCGCTTCGCCGCCGCCGGCCGCCACTGCGGCCAGGAGAACGCCGACACCGCCCGCACCCTGCTGCTCCGCCGGGCCGCCGCCGACGTCGACACCCTCACCCGCCTCTACCGGCGCGGCACCGCCGCCGAGCGCCGCGCCGTACTGCTGGCGCTGCCGCATCTCGTCCCCGGCCCCGAGGCCCTGCCGCTCGTCGAGGACGCCCTGCGCACCAACGACACCACGATCGTCGAGGCGGCCGTCGGCCCGTACGCGGCCGACCATCTCGACCCGCACGCCTGGCGGCACGCCGTACTTAAGTGCCTCTTCACCGGCGTGCCCGTGGCCGCCGTCGCCGACGCGGCACACCGCGCCGAAGGCGACACCGAACTCGCCCGGATGCTCACCGACTTCGCGTCCGAGCGCACCGCGGCGGGCAGGTCGGTACCCGCCGACCTGCACCGCGTACTGAACATGACCGGCGAGGAGTCCTGA
- a CDS encoding sugar phosphate isomerase/epimerase family protein: MTIRYGYGTNGLTDLRLDDALALLADLGYDGVGLTLDHMHLDPLAPELAARTSKVAARLAELGLGVTVETGARYVLDPRRKHGPTLLDADPEARAARTGLLVTAVQVAADLGAHAVHCFSGITPEGTDPDTAWKRLEESITPVVDAAGAAGVPVAIEPEPGHLLADIAGFHRLRALLGDPEPLGLTLDIGHCQCLEPAPPADCVRDAGPWLRHVQIEDMRRGVHEHLPFGVGEIDFPPVLAALEATGYQGLTVVELPRHSHAGPEMARTSLDFLRSKGASA, encoded by the coding sequence ATGACCATCCGCTACGGATACGGCACCAACGGGCTCACCGATCTGCGCCTGGACGACGCCCTCGCCCTGCTCGCCGACCTCGGCTACGACGGGGTCGGGCTGACCCTCGACCATATGCATCTCGACCCGCTCGCCCCCGAACTCGCCGCCCGTACGAGCAAGGTGGCCGCGCGGCTGGCCGAACTCGGCCTGGGCGTCACCGTCGAGACCGGCGCCCGCTACGTACTCGACCCGCGCCGCAAACACGGACCCACCCTGCTCGACGCGGACCCCGAGGCGCGCGCCGCCCGCACCGGACTGCTCGTCACCGCCGTCCAGGTGGCCGCCGACCTCGGCGCGCACGCCGTGCACTGCTTCAGCGGCATCACCCCCGAGGGCACCGACCCGGACACCGCCTGGAAGCGGCTGGAGGAGTCGATCACCCCGGTCGTCGACGCCGCCGGGGCAGCCGGTGTTCCCGTCGCCATCGAGCCCGAACCCGGCCATCTCCTCGCCGACATCGCCGGTTTCCACCGACTCAGAGCGCTCCTCGGCGACCCCGAACCCCTCGGTCTGACGCTCGACATCGGCCACTGCCAGTGTCTGGAGCCCGCCCCGCCCGCCGACTGCGTCCGGGACGCCGGCCCCTGGCTGCGCCACGTACAGATCGAGGACATGCGGCGCGGTGTGCACGAGCATCTCCCGTTCGGGGTCGGCGAGATCGACTTCCCGCCCGTGCTGGCCGCGCTCGAAGCCACCGGCTACCAGGGCCTGACCGTCGTGGAGTTGCCCCGCCACTCGCACGCCGGCCCCGAAATGGCCCGCACCTCCCTGGACTTCCTGCGCTCGAAGGGAGCATCGGCATGA